Proteins encoded within one genomic window of Alphaproteobacteria bacterium:
- a CDS encoding sigma-54 dependent transcriptional regulator — protein sequence MTHDILIVDDEADIRLQVAGILSDEGYKTREASSSELAIHEIAQRLPSLVILDIWLQGSKLDGLQLLEHIAKTYPTLPVIMISGHGNIETAVAAVKKGAFDFIEKPFKSDRLLLVVDKALQAFRLKRENEELKLKLGDSELIGKSPSVQEIRKTLEKVAPTGSRVMITGPAGAGKEIIARQLHKMSRREEGPFVVVNCATMQPDRLEVELFGTELGVNGASRKIGFLEQAHNGTLLLDEVADMPLETQGKILRALQEQSFTRVGGNTKVQVDVRVIASSNKNLDLLMAEGSLRQDLYYRLNVVPIKVSALRERRDDIPLLAQHFLNRAAENAGLPVRTLGEDALAALQAYEWPGNIRQLRNAMEWILIIHNNSKDEPIRADMLPPEITSSTPNVLKWEKGGEIMMLPLRDAREMFEREYLLAQVTRFGGNISRTANFIGMERSALHRKLKMLGVHGSGHGVPEPEIIAATHVN from the coding sequence ATGACGCACGATATTCTGATTGTAGATGATGAAGCGGACATCCGGTTGCAGGTAGCTGGCATCTTGAGTGATGAAGGGTACAAAACGCGCGAAGCTTCTTCTTCCGAACTTGCTATCCATGAAATTGCGCAACGCCTCCCAAGTCTGGTGATTTTGGATATCTGGTTACAGGGCAGCAAACTGGATGGGTTGCAACTTCTCGAACACATCGCCAAAACTTACCCCACACTTCCGGTCATTATGATTTCGGGTCATGGCAATATCGAAACCGCGGTTGCAGCAGTGAAGAAAGGCGCATTCGATTTTATTGAAAAGCCCTTCAAGTCTGACCGCTTATTATTGGTGGTCGATAAAGCACTACAGGCCTTTCGGCTGAAACGCGAAAATGAAGAATTAAAGCTAAAATTGGGCGATTCGGAGCTGATTGGAAAATCCCCATCCGTTCAGGAAATCCGCAAGACTTTGGAAAAGGTGGCACCAACCGGTAGCCGCGTAATGATCACTGGCCCAGCCGGCGCAGGCAAAGAAATCATCGCACGTCAGCTTCACAAAATGTCCCGCCGTGAAGAAGGCCCGTTCGTGGTTGTTAACTGCGCGACCATGCAACCTGACCGCCTTGAAGTGGAACTCTTCGGAACGGAACTCGGCGTTAATGGCGCATCCCGTAAAATCGGTTTCTTGGAACAGGCCCATAACGGTACCTTATTGCTTGATGAAGTTGCTGACATGCCACTCGAAACCCAAGGCAAGATTTTACGTGCATTGCAGGAACAATCCTTCACACGCGTGGGCGGCAACACCAAGGTACAAGTGGATGTGCGCGTGATTGCATCCAGCAACAAGAACCTTGATTTGCTGATGGCCGAAGGCAGCCTTCGCCAAGATCTTTACTACCGTTTGAACGTCGTACCGATTAAGGTATCTGCGCTTCGTGAACGCCGCGATGATATACCATTGCTTGCTCAGCACTTCTTAAACCGCGCCGCTGAAAACGCCGGTTTGCCCGTGCGCACCCTTGGTGAAGATGCCTTGGCGGCATTGCAAGCTTACGAATGGCCCGGCAACATCCGCCAATTGCGTAACGCGATGGAATGGATTTTGATTATCCATAACAACAGCAAGGATGAACCTATCCGCGCTGATATGCTGCCACCTGAAATCACTTCCAGCACGCCAAACGTGCTGAAATGGGAAAAGGGCGGCGAAATCATGATGCTGCCGTTGCGTGATGCGCGCGAAATGTTTGAACGTGAATATCTGCTGGCACAGGTTACGCGCTTTGGCGGAAATATTTCCCGCACAGCAAACTTTATCGGTATGGAACGCTCCGCGCTTCACCGCAAGCTGAAGATGCTAGGCGTCCACGGCTCCGGCCATGGGGTTCCAGAACCGGAAATCATTGCGGCTACCCACGTAAACTGA
- a CDS encoding HAD family hydrolase: MSHHSFHSLPQAVLFDWDNTLIENWQTLTDSVNAALKAFNLPLWDVPRMMENSKHSMRDSFPVIFGDDWHRARDIFYAHFRENHLSGLHKLRHAEELLNLLDAHGVKLTICSNKNGDLLRREVAHLNWSHYFSSIVGATDAPKDKPDPAPAQLIIQSNNLKHYENVWFIGDTVTDMICGTKSGCLTVGIGQAALENPEFQPSIWVYDLGELLTELKQLLSSS, translated from the coding sequence ATGTCTCATCATTCTTTTCACAGCCTGCCTCAGGCCGTTTTGTTTGATTGGGACAATACCCTTATTGAAAACTGGCAAACCTTAACCGACAGTGTGAATGCTGCACTAAAAGCATTCAATCTGCCGCTATGGGATGTTCCGCGCATGATGGAAAATTCCAAGCACAGCATGCGTGATAGTTTTCCGGTTATTTTTGGGGATGACTGGCACCGGGCGCGCGATATTTTTTATGCGCATTTCCGTGAAAACCACCTCAGTGGTCTACACAAACTCCGTCATGCAGAAGAATTGCTAAACCTGCTTGATGCGCATGGCGTGAAGCTAACAATATGTAGCAACAAAAATGGTGATTTGCTTCGCCGCGAGGTCGCACATCTGAATTGGAGCCATTATTTTTCCAGTATCGTCGGCGCAACCGATGCCCCCAAGGATAAACCTGACCCCGCGCCAGCCCAGCTCATCATCCAAAGCAATAATCTCAAGCATTATGAAAATGTCTGGTTTATCGGGGATACCGTGACGGATATGATTTGTGGCACTAAATCAGGCTGTTTAACCGTGGGAATAGGGCAAGCGGCCCTTGAAAACCCTGAATTTCAGCCTTCGATTTGGGTTTATGACCTTGGGGAACTCTTGACAGAATTGAAGCAGCTTCTATCCTCAAGTTAA
- the hfq gene encoding RNA chaperone Hfq, with protein MSDKQNVQDVFLNSVRKAKVPVTVFLVNGVKLQGIITWFDNFSLLLRRDSHIQLVYKHAISTIMPSGPVSLFEAQEAEQA; from the coding sequence ATGTCCGATAAACAAAATGTGCAAGACGTATTCCTCAATTCCGTACGCAAAGCCAAAGTTCCCGTCACTGTGTTTCTGGTGAACGGTGTTAAGTTGCAGGGGATTATAACCTGGTTTGATAACTTTTCGCTGCTGCTCCGCCGTGATAGCCATATCCAGCTGGTCTATAAGCACGCCATTTCCACTATTATGCCATCCGGCCCTGTATCGCTGTTTGAAGCACAAGAAGCTGAACAAGCGTGA
- the hflX gene encoding GTPase HflX, protein MIEREHLTTVDPARTFIVQPMFRFTNARRSSDALLEEATGLAEAIQLNLVGSKIINITNPSPATLMGKGQMADIGAFCKENKVELVFVNHNITPPQQRNLEREWNAKVIDRTGLILEIFGARARTKEGQLQVELAALSYQRSRLVRSWTHLERQRGGFGFLGGPGESQLELDRRLISNRIIKIKEELDDVRRMRGLHRKQRERAEQPVIALVGYTNAGKSTLFNRLTDAGVMAENLLFATLDPTMRQITLPSGKQAILSDTVGFISDLPTHLVEAFHATLEEVENADIILHVRDISHEDTRAQKEDVQNVLETLAINHDDPRVIEALNKIDVIPPEDRQTIIQQSRRSGRETMSSWSFQGDVVKGASAAISALSGEGIDDLLHMIDERLKLGHKSYSIKLSYSEGAPLAWLYENGTIINRKDNAKHIVLEVELSPANWGRYQAQFGKRK, encoded by the coding sequence GTGATTGAACGCGAACACCTCACAACCGTAGATCCGGCGCGAACTTTTATTGTTCAGCCCATGTTCCGCTTTACCAATGCGCGCCGCAGCAGTGATGCGTTATTGGAAGAAGCGACAGGTCTCGCCGAAGCCATCCAGCTGAATCTGGTGGGCAGCAAAATCATAAATATCACCAACCCATCCCCCGCCACCTTGATGGGGAAGGGGCAAATGGCGGATATCGGTGCATTTTGCAAGGAAAACAAGGTCGAACTGGTATTTGTGAACCATAACATCACGCCGCCGCAACAACGCAATTTGGAACGTGAATGGAACGCCAAAGTCATCGACCGTACCGGCCTGATTTTAGAAATTTTTGGCGCCCGCGCCAGAACGAAGGAAGGCCAGTTGCAGGTTGAACTTGCCGCGCTCAGTTACCAACGCTCGCGCCTTGTGCGTTCATGGACCCACTTGGAACGGCAACGCGGCGGCTTCGGCTTTCTTGGCGGCCCTGGGGAATCCCAGCTCGAACTTGATCGGCGCCTCATCAGCAACCGGATTATCAAAATCAAAGAGGAACTAGATGATGTGCGCCGTATGCGCGGCCTACACCGCAAACAACGCGAACGCGCGGAACAACCGGTTATTGCGCTGGTTGGCTACACCAACGCAGGTAAATCAACGCTGTTTAACCGCCTGACGGATGCTGGCGTTATGGCTGAAAACCTGCTCTTTGCAACGCTGGACCCCACCATGCGGCAAATCACGCTGCCATCCGGCAAGCAGGCTATTTTATCGGATACCGTAGGTTTCATTTCCGATTTGCCAACGCATTTGGTTGAAGCATTCCACGCCACACTGGAAGAAGTTGAAAACGCCGATATCATTTTGCATGTGCGCGATATTTCCCATGAAGACACGCGCGCCCAAAAGGAAGATGTGCAAAATGTCCTTGAAACACTGGCGATTAATCATGACGACCCGCGCGTGATAGAAGCCTTGAATAAAATTGACGTCATTCCGCCGGAAGACAGGCAAACTATTATCCAGCAATCCCGCCGTTCAGGCCGTGAAACCATGAGTTCATGGTCGTTTCAAGGTGATGTCGTAAAGGGTGCCAGCGCCGCTATATCAGCATTAAGCGGGGAGGGGATTGATGATCTCCTCCATATGATTGATGAGCGGCTCAAGCTCGGCCATAAGAGTTATTCGATAAAACTCAGCTATAGCGAGGGCGCGCCCTTAGCATGGCTTTATGAAAATGGCACCATTATCAATCGCAAAGACAATGCCAAACACATTGTGCTTGAGGTGGAGTTAAGCCCTGCAAACTGGGGCCGCTATCAGGCGCAATTTGGAAAACGCAAATGA
- a CDS encoding inositol monophosphatase, whose protein sequence is MNIDIDKVASAIRDVAATEILPRWRNLAAGDIQEKTGPQDLVTIADQAAEKALSAKLLSLYPETVVVGEEGVEADPSKMDLFKQNQPIWVIDPIDGTMAFAGGKPEFDVMLALTQNHSLDAGWIYSPVQDDMYFATREHGAMRIHKKAQAQKLSAPTIHGIKNYTGILGNKLLSKEHRDFVKSQEPKFTKIYSSISAGHDYAMLMRGEAQFAVYGKCMPWDHLPGLTMLSCLGFVYCKHDGSAYVPGDTTGGLIIAPNKSALDEIRAIVMAMH, encoded by the coding sequence ATGAACATCGATATTGATAAAGTCGCATCTGCCATCCGTGATGTAGCCGCAACTGAAATTCTACCGCGTTGGCGCAATCTGGCCGCCGGCGATATTCAGGAAAAGACCGGCCCGCAGGATTTAGTTACGATTGCCGACCAAGCAGCAGAAAAAGCGCTTTCAGCAAAGCTTCTTTCACTCTATCCAGAAACGGTCGTGGTGGGGGAGGAGGGCGTAGAAGCCGATCCTTCAAAGATGGATTTGTTCAAACAGAACCAGCCCATTTGGGTTATCGACCCTATTGACGGTACAATGGCCTTTGCTGGTGGTAAACCGGAATTCGATGTCATGTTAGCGCTGACGCAAAATCATTCACTCGATGCTGGCTGGATCTACTCCCCCGTACAAGATGATATGTATTTCGCAACACGCGAACACGGTGCGATGCGCATTCATAAAAAAGCACAGGCGCAGAAATTATCTGCACCGACCATCCACGGAATTAAAAACTACACGGGTATTTTGGGCAACAAACTGCTTTCAAAAGAACACCGCGATTTCGTGAAATCGCAAGAGCCCAAATTCACGAAAATCTATTCATCCATCAGTGCGGGGCATGATTATGCGATGCTGATGCGCGGGGAAGCACAATTCGCCGTCTATGGCAAATGCATGCCGTGGGATCATCTTCCTGGCCTTACCATGCTTTCATGTCTGGGTTTCGTATATTGCAAGCACGACGGCAGCGCCTATGTGCCCGGCGATACCACGGGCGGTCTTATCATTGCACCCAATAAATCCGCGCTTGATGAAATCCGCGCGATTGTCATGGCAATGCACTAA
- the mazG gene encoding nucleoside triphosphate pyrophosphohydrolase: protein MNRNDQKGPLKGTEKLLAVMARLRDTEKGCPWDVAQDFATITKYTLEEVYEVVEAIERQDMTALKEELGDLLFQIVFYAQIGTDKKLFSFDEIADAAAEKMIERHPHVFEDKKLEDHAALMKMWEGDKQAKRDAKTTAQGGTPSALDDVAHALPAVTRAVKLQSRAARVGFEWTDIKDIFAKLDEEIAELKEVVAERQTKKEPLDLELVDRLTEELGDVMFVVANIGRKLRVDPEYALRTTNRKFEKRFHSIEGTLASQGKKPQDVGLDELVTMWNAVRKAGVK from the coding sequence ATGAATAGAAACGACCAAAAAGGCCCATTAAAAGGTACTGAAAAGCTGCTTGCGGTTATGGCGCGGTTACGCGACACCGAAAAGGGTTGCCCATGGGATGTGGCGCAGGATTTTGCGACCATCACTAAATATACGCTGGAAGAAGTATATGAAGTGGTCGAAGCCATCGAACGTCAGGACATGACAGCATTGAAAGAAGAATTGGGCGATTTGCTGTTCCAGATTGTGTTCTATGCGCAAATTGGCACCGATAAAAAGCTGTTCAGCTTTGATGAAATTGCCGATGCGGCAGCAGAGAAAATGATTGAACGCCACCCCCATGTATTCGAGGACAAAAAGCTGGAAGACCATGCCGCGTTGATGAAAATGTGGGAAGGCGATAAACAAGCCAAGCGCGATGCCAAAACAACAGCGCAAGGCGGTACGCCCAGCGCATTGGATGATGTGGCGCATGCCCTGCCCGCCGTCACGCGTGCCGTTAAATTGCAAAGCCGCGCTGCCCGCGTTGGCTTTGAATGGACGGATATCAAGGATATTTTTGCGAAGTTAGATGAAGAAATCGCTGAATTGAAAGAAGTAGTTGCCGAGCGCCAAACCAAAAAAGAACCTTTGGATCTGGAATTAGTTGACCGTTTAACCGAAGAATTGGGCGATGTAATGTTTGTGGTTGCCAATATTGGACGTAAATTGCGCGTTGATCCTGAATATGCGCTGCGCACCACCAACCGCAAATTTGAAAAGCGCTTTCACAGTATTGAAGGAACCTTGGCGAGCCAAGGCAAAAAACCGCAAGATGTTGGCTTGGATGAATTAGTGACCATGTGGAACGCCGTACGCAAAGCAGGCGTAAAATAA
- a CDS encoding Mur ligase family protein translates to MKAHFIGLGGVGMSATAKLLRDAGWAITGSDEAVYPPISTVLEKEKLECRTPYAPSNIPPDVDLIVIGKNAKLVPETNAEVAAAYQSGKRIASFPEVLGELSTSKTSVVVAGSYGKSSCSALLAHILQSAGLDPSFFIGAVPLTPSSPAQIGKGDLFVFEGDEYPSSNTDNRSKFLHLKPKHILLTPLAHDHVNIFPTVDAYLAPFKQLVTLLPPATSLIAATSGPLSKQFLGSIKSPAITYGVSEGDYTVTNITYGENDKTKFDIIHNGKSVCCVATTQLGEHSIENILGCAAFVFTNCRVTPQAFVHAIDSFKGVMRRLDKKSDKTSIPMYEGFGSSYDKARSAIAAVKRGFPNRNLVVVFEPHTFSWRSHDTLHWYDDVFEGATRTYVYQPASQGAGTHNQASHADIMARLKAVNCNAAAISAPDEALKRIGNDLKADDVVLFLTSGDLGGLIKTVPEFAEKKFPI, encoded by the coding sequence ATGAAGGCACATTTTATAGGGTTAGGCGGCGTTGGTATGTCAGCAACGGCAAAGCTGTTACGCGATGCTGGCTGGGCCATTACCGGCAGCGATGAGGCCGTTTACCCACCCATTTCAACCGTGCTGGAAAAAGAAAAACTGGAATGCCGTACGCCCTATGCCCCAAGCAATATTCCGCCAGACGTCGATTTAATCGTTATCGGCAAAAACGCCAAGCTTGTGCCTGAAACAAACGCGGAGGTTGCAGCGGCATACCAATCAGGCAAGCGGATAGCATCTTTCCCAGAAGTACTTGGCGAATTATCAACCAGCAAGACATCGGTTGTGGTAGCGGGCAGTTATGGCAAATCATCCTGCTCGGCTCTGCTGGCGCATATTTTACAATCTGCGGGGTTAGACCCTTCGTTTTTTATTGGCGCGGTGCCACTCACTCCGTCATCTCCTGCGCAGATAGGGAAGGGGGATCTATTTGTCTTTGAAGGTGATGAATATCCATCCTCCAATACCGATAACCGTTCTAAATTCCTGCATTTAAAACCAAAGCATATTCTGCTTACGCCGCTGGCGCATGACCATGTGAATATATTTCCAACCGTAGATGCTTACCTTGCGCCGTTTAAACAATTGGTCACATTATTGCCGCCTGCAACATCGCTCATTGCCGCAACCAGCGGCCCATTAAGCAAGCAATTTCTGGGCAGTATAAAAAGTCCCGCCATTACCTATGGCGTGAGTGAGGGAGATTATACGGTAACCAATATCACCTACGGTGAAAACGATAAAACCAAGTTTGATATCATACATAACGGCAAATCTGTTTGCTGCGTAGCCACCACACAGCTTGGTGAACATAGCATTGAAAATATCCTTGGCTGCGCTGCGTTTGTATTCACCAATTGCCGCGTTACGCCACAAGCTTTTGTGCATGCAATTGACAGCTTCAAAGGGGTCATGCGACGCCTAGATAAAAAATCGGATAAAACATCCATTCCCATGTATGAAGGGTTCGGGTCGTCCTATGACAAGGCGCGCTCCGCCATCGCTGCGGTTAAACGCGGCTTTCCTAATCGTAACCTTGTCGTGGTGTTCGAACCCCATACCTTTAGCTGGCGCAGTCATGATACGCTGCATTGGTATGATGATGTCTTTGAAGGCGCAACGCGCACTTATGTGTATCAACCCGCATCACAGGGAGCTGGCACCCACAATCAGGCCAGTCATGCCGATATTATGGCGCGGTTAAAAGCTGTGAATTGCAACGCAGCTGCAATCTCTGCGCCGGATGAAGCATTAAAGCGTATCGGCAATGATTTAAAAGCCGATGATGTGGTGCTGTTCCTTACATCCGGTGATTTGGGCGGGTTGATTAAAACCGTGCCTGAATTCGCCGAAAAGAAATTCCCAATTTAG